A region from the Strix uralensis isolate ZFMK-TIS-50842 chromosome 24, bStrUra1, whole genome shotgun sequence genome encodes:
- the KIF21B gene encoding kinesin-like protein KIF21B isoform X2: MAAPDSCVKVAVRIRPQLSKEKIEGCHICTSVTPGEPQVLLGKDKAFTYDFVFDLDTWQEQIYTTCVGKLIEGCFEGYNATVLAYGQTGAGKTYTMGTGFDMNISEDEQGIIPRAIGHLFSGIEERKRVAQSQGVAAPEFKVSAQFLELYNEEILDLFDSARDPDARHRKSNIKIHEDASGGIYTTGVTSRLINSQDELIQCLKQGALSRTTASTQMNVQSSRSHAIFTIHLCQMRVCTRPELVNGEVTSLLDGAQPTTEYETLTAKFHFVDLAGSERLKRTGATGERAKEGISINCGLLALGNVISALGDQSKKVVHVPYRDSKLTRLLQDSLGGNSQTIMIACVSPSDRDFMETLNTLKYANRARNIKNKVVVNQDKTSQQISALRAEIARLQMELMEYKAGKRVIGEDGTEGYSDLFRENAMLQKENSALRMRVKAMQEAIDAINSRVTHLMSQEANLMLAKAGDGNEAIGALIQNYIREIEELRTKLLESESMNESLRRSLSRVSARPPYSMGSSPASGLAGLCSPAAPVETEASDVLRRAKQDLERLKKKERRQRRKSPEKEAFKKRQKLQQDNGEETDENEVEEEEEEQDESGCEEEDGREDEDEDSGSEESLVDSDSDAEEKAVNFQADLADLTCEIEIKQKLIDELENSQRRLQTLKHQYEEKLILLQNKIRDTQLERDRVLQNLSTMECYTEEKANKIKADYEKRLKEMNRDLQKLQAAQKEHARLLKNQSRYERELRKLQAEVAEMKKAKVALMKQMREEQQRRRLAETKRNREIAQLKKEQRRQEFQIRALESQKRQQEIVLRRKTQEVSALRRLAKPMSDRVAGRTSQKSAMLDSGAEVSASTTSSEPESGARSVSSIVRQWNRKINNFLGDPSSSVNGARPTRKKFPKKGTSQTFSKAARLKWQSLERRIFDIVMQRMTIVNLEADMERLIKKREELALLQEALLGKRAKLQAESPKEQKGLQELNEEIEVLGANIDYINDSISDCQATIMQIEETKEELDSTDTSVVISSCSLAEARLLLDNFLKASIDKGLQVAQKEAQIRLLEGRLRQTDMTSSSQNHAILDALREKAELHPELQALIHNVQQENGYTSTDEEVSEFSLASDGSISQSFTMKGSASQDDFKFKGEPKLSGQMKAVSAECLGPTLDVSTKNITKSLASLMEIKEDGISFSIRDPYYKEKVSRTISLPTRGSTFPRQSRGSDTSPLTRRKSYDRGQPARPPDVGFTPPSSPPTRPRNDRNVFSRLTSNQSQGSALDKGIINPVGGTKNARTAPLQCVSVAEGHTKPVLCLDATDELLFTGSKDRSCKMWNLVTGQEIASLKGHPNNVVSIKYCSHTGLVFTVSTSYIKVWDIRDSARCIRTLTSSGQVISGDACAGTTTRTVTSVQGEHQINQIALNPTGTMLYAATGNSVRIWELSRLQPIGKLSGHIGPVMCLTVNQTASNHDLVVTGSKDHYVKVFEIAEGTVGNIGPTHNFEPPHYDGIECLAIQGDILFSGSRDNGIKKWDLEQQELIQQIPNAHKDWVCALAFIPGRPMVLSACRGGMIKVWNVDTFTPVGEIKGHDSPINAICTNSKHIFTASSDLTVKLWSGRRLPAGSN; encoded by the exons GATCCGTCCCCAACTGTCCAAAGAGAAAATAGAGGGATGCCACATCTGCACCTCGGTGACGCCTGGCgagccccaggtgctgctggggaaggacaAGGCCTTCACCTATGACTTTGTCTTTGACCTGGACACATGGCAGGAGCAGATCTACACGACGTGTGTGGGCAAGCTCATTGAAGGCTGCTTCGAGGGCTACAATGCCACCGTGCTGGCGTACGGCCAG ACTGGCGCGGGGAAGACATACACCATGGGCACCGGCTTCGACATGAACATCTCCGAGGATGAACAGGGCATCATCCCACGGGCCATTGGCCACCTCTTTAGTGGCATCGAGGAGCGCAAGCGGGTGGCACAGAGTCAGGGCGTGGCAGCACCTGAGTTCAAAGTCAGTGCCCAGTTCCTGGAG CTCTACAACGAGGAGATCCTGGACCTGTTTGACAGTGCCCGCGACCCTGACGCACGCCACCGCAAATCCAACATCAAAATCCACGAGGATGCCAGTGGAGGCATCTACACCACGGGGGTCACGTCACGCCTCATCAACTCACAGGACGAG CTGATCCAGTGCCTAAAACAGGGGGCTCTTTCCCGCACCACTGCCAGCACTCAGATGAATGTGCAGAGCTCCCGGTCCCACGCCATCTTCACCATTCACCTGTGCCAGATGAGAGTGTGCACCCGTCCAGAGCTG GTAAACGGGGAGGTGACCAGCCTCCTGGATGGAGCCCAGCCCACTACTGAGTATGAGACCCTCACGGCCAAGTTTCACTTCGTAGACCTGGCTGGCTCGGAGAGGCTGAAGAGAACGGGTGCTACCGGCGAGAGAGCAAAGGAAGGCATCTCCATCAACTGTGGGCTG CTGGCCTTGGGGAACGTCATTAGTGCTCTTGGAGACCAGAGCAAGAAAGTTGTGCATGTGCCCTACCGTGACTCCAAGCTCACCCGCCTGCTGCAGGATTCACTTGGGGGCAACAG CCAAACCATCATGATTGCCTGCGTGAGCCCATCTGACCGGGACTTCATGGAGACCCTGAACACGCTCAAGTATGCCAACCGGGCTCGCAACATCAAGAACAAGGTGGTGGTGAACCAGGACAAGACAAGTCAGCAGATCAGTGCGCTGCGGGCTGAGATCGCCCGCCTGCAGATGGAGCTGATGGAGTACAAGGCG ggcaaGCGGGTCATTGGGGAGGATGGCACAGAGGGCTACAGCGACCTTTTTCGTGAGAACGCcatgctgcagaaggagaatagCGCTCTGCGCATGCGGGTGAAGGCCATGCAGGAGGCTATCGATGCTATCAACAGCAGGGTCACCCACCTCATGAGCCAGGAGGCCAATCTGATGCTGGCCAAGGCAG GTGATGGTAACGAAGCCATTGGTGCTCTCATCCAGAACTACATCCGGGAGATTGAAGAGCTGAG GACGAAGCTCCTGGAGAGTGAGTCCATGAACGAGTCTCTGCGCCGCAGCCTCTCGCGTGTCTCTGCCCGTCCCCCGTACTCCATGGGCTCATCCCCAGCATCTGGCTTGGCTGGCCTgtgcagccctgctgctccagTGGAGACGGAGGCCTCTGATGTCCTCCGACGGGCCAAGCAGGACCTGGAGCgcctgaaaaagaaagagaggaggcaACGGAGGAAAAG CCCGGAGAAGGAAGCATTTAAGAAGCGGCAGAAACTGCAGCAGGACAATGGGGAGGAGACAGATGAGAATGAGGTGGAAGAG gaggaggaggaacaggatGAGAGTGGctgtgaggaagaggatggacgtgaggatgaagatgaggacTCAGGCAGTGAAGAGAGCCTGGTGGACTCGGACTCGGATGCAGAGGAGAAGG CTGTGAATTTCCAGGCCGACCTGGCAGATCTGACTTGTGAGATAGAGATCAAGCAGAAGCTGATTGATGAGCTGGAGAACAGCCAGCGGCGCCTGCAGACCCTCAAGCACCAGTACGAGGAGAAGCTGATCCTGCTGCAGAACAAGATTCGGGACACACAGCTGGAGCGGGACCGGGTCCTGCAGAACCTCA GCACTATGGAGTGCTACACGGAGGAGAAAGCCAACAAGATCAAAGCAGACTACGAGAAGCGGCTGAAAGAGATGAACCGGGACCTGCAGAAGCTCCAGGCAGCCCAGAAGGAGCATGCTCGCCTGCTCAAGAACCAGTCCCGCTACGAGCGGGAGCTGAGGAAGCTGCAGGCGGAGGTGGCCGAGATGAAGAAGGCAAAG GTTGCGCTGATGAAGCAGATGCGGGAGGAGCAGCAGCGGAGGCGGCTGGCAGAGACAAAGAGGAATCGGGAGATTGCACAGCTCAAGAAGGAGCAGCGCCGGCAGGAG TTTCAGATCCGGGCTCTGGAGTCTCAGAAGCGGCAGCAGGAAATAGTGCTGAGGAGGAAAACCCAGGAG gtCTCAGCACTGCGCCGTCTCGCCAAGCCCATGTCAGACCGGGTTGCCGGCAGGACGAGCCAGAAGTCGGCCATGCTGGATTCAGGCGCAGAGGTCTCGGCCAGCACCACCTCCTCCGAGCCTGAGTCTGGTGCTCGGTCCGTCTCCAGCATCGTGCGCCAGTGGAACAGGAAAATCAACAACTTCCTGGGAGACCCCTCGTCCTCCGTGAATGGGGCTCGGCCCACCAG GAAGAAGTTCCCCAAGAAGGGGACAAGCCAGACCTTCAGCAAAGCCGCCCGCCTCAAGTGGCAGTCGCTGGAGCGGCGCATCTTTGACATTGTCATGCAGAGGATGACCATCGTCAACCTGGAGGCTGACATGGAGCGGCTCATCAAG AAACGCGAGGAGCTGGCGCTACTGCAGGAAGCATTGCTGGGCAAGAGGGCGAAACTGCAGGCAGAGAGCCCCAAGGagcagaaggggctgcaggagctgaaCGAAGAGATTGAGGTGCTGGGAGCCAACATTGACTATATCAACGACAGCATTTCTGACTGCCAGGCCACCATCATGCAGATCGAGGAGACCAAG GAGGAGCTGGACTCCACGGACACCTCAGTGGTGATCAGCTCCTGCTCCCTGGCTGAAGCCCGACTCCTGCTGGACAACTTCCTGAAGGCCTCCATTGACAAG gggctgcaggtggcacAGAAGGAGGCCCAGATCCGCCTGCTGGAGGGGCGCCTGAGGCAGACGGACATGACCAGCTCCTCGCAGAACCACGCTATTCTGGATGCCCTGCGGGAGAAGGCCGAGTTGCACCCTGAGCTGCAGGCCCTGATCCACAATGTCCAGCAAG AGAATGGCTACACGAGCACGGACGAGGAGGTCTCAGAGTTCAGCCTGGCTTCAGATGGGAG TATCTCCCAGTCTTTCACCATGAAGGGCTCAGCAAGCCAGGATGACTTTAAGTTCAAG GGAGAGCCCAAGCTCTCAGGGCAGATGAAGGCAGTGTCGGCTGAGTGTCTAGGACCCACACTGGACGTCTCCACCAAGAACATCACCAAGTCCTTGGCATCGCTCATGGAGATCAAAGAGGATGGGATCAGCTTCTCCATCCGAGATCCCTATTACAAGGAGAAGGTGTCACGCACCATCAGCCTGCCCACGCGAGGAAGTACCTT TCCCAGGCAATCTCGTGGCTCAGACACTTCGCCTCTGACAAGGAGGAAATCCTATGACCGTGGGCAACCTGCCAG GCCTCCAGATGTTGGCTTCACACCTCCCTCATCCCCCCCCACCCGTCCACGCAACGACCGCAATGTCTTCTCCCGTCTCACAAGCAACCAGAGCCAGGGGTCTGCCTTGGATAA GGGCATCATTAACCCGGTGGGTGGCACCAAGAATGCCCGGACAGCCCCGCTGCAGTGTGTCTCTGTGGCAGAAGGACACACCAAGCCTGTGCTCTGCCTGGATGCCACCGACGAGCTGCTTTTCACTGGGTCCAAAG ACCGGAGCTGCAAAATGTGGAACCTGGTGACGGGCCAAGAAATTGCTTCCCTCAAGGGTCACCCAAACAACGTGGTTTCCATCAAGTACTGCAGCCACACAGGGCTGGTGTTCACTGTGTCGACGTCATACATCAAAGTGTGGGACATCCGGGACTCAGCCCGGTGCATCCGCACCCTCAC ATCTTCTGGACAGGTGATCTCTGGGGATGCATGTGCCGGGACCACCACCCGCACTGTCACCAGTGTGCAGGGGGAACACCAGATCAACCAGATTGCTCTCAACCCCACTGGCACCATGCTCTACGCTGCCACTGGTAACTCTGTCCGCATCTGGGAGCTGAGCAG GTTGCAGCCCATCGGGAAGCTGAGTGGCCACATCGGACCTGTGATGTGTCTCACAGTAAACCAGACGGCGAGCAACCACGACCTGGTGGTCACAGGCTCCAAAGATCACTACGTCAAG GTGTTTGAGATTGCTGAGGGCACGGTGGGCAATATTGGCCCCACTCACAACTTTGAGCCCCCTCACTATGATGGCATCGAGTGCCTGGCCATCCAGGGAGACATCCTCTTCAGTGGCTCCAGGGACAACGGCATAAAGAAGTGGGATCTGGAGCAGCAGGAACTTATCCAG CAAATCCCCAATGCCCACAAAGACTGGGTCTGTGCCCTGGCTTTCATCCCCGGCCGCCCCATGGTGCTGAGTGCTTGCCGAGGAGGCATGATCAAAGTCTGGAACGTGGACACCTTCACCCCGGTTGGGGAGATCAAAGGGCATGACAGCCCCATCAACGCCATCTGCACCAACTCAAAGCACATCTTCACCGCCTCCAG CGACTTGACCGTGAAGCTCTGGAGCGGTAGGAGGCTACCCGCGGGGTCAAACTAG
- the KIF21B gene encoding kinesin-like protein KIF21B isoform X1: MAAPDSCVKVAVRIRPQLSKEKIEGCHICTSVTPGEPQVLLGKDKAFTYDFVFDLDTWQEQIYTTCVGKLIEGCFEGYNATVLAYGQTGAGKTYTMGTGFDMNISEDEQGIIPRAIGHLFSGIEERKRVAQSQGVAAPEFKVSAQFLELYNEEILDLFDSARDPDARHRKSNIKIHEDASGGIYTTGVTSRLINSQDELIQCLKQGALSRTTASTQMNVQSSRSHAIFTIHLCQMRVCTRPELVNGEVTSLLDGAQPTTEYETLTAKFHFVDLAGSERLKRTGATGERAKEGISINCGLLALGNVISALGDQSKKVVHVPYRDSKLTRLLQDSLGGNSQTIMIACVSPSDRDFMETLNTLKYANRARNIKNKVVVNQDKTSQQISALRAEIARLQMELMEYKAGKRVIGEDGTEGYSDLFRENAMLQKENSALRMRVKAMQEAIDAINSRVTHLMSQEANLMLAKAGDGNEAIGALIQNYIREIEELRTKLLESESMNESLRRSLSRVSARPPYSMGSSPASGLAGLCSPAAPVETEASDVLRRAKQDLERLKKKERRQRRKSPEKEAFKKRQKLQQDNGEETDENEVEEEEEEQDESGCEEEDGREDEDEDSGSEESLVDSDSDAEEKAVNFQADLADLTCEIEIKQKLIDELENSQRRLQTLKHQYEEKLILLQNKIRDTQLERDRVLQNLSTMECYTEEKANKIKADYEKRLKEMNRDLQKLQAAQKEHARLLKNQSRYERELRKLQAEVAEMKKAKVALMKQMREEQQRRRLAETKRNREIAQLKKEQRRQEFQIRALESQKRQQEIVLRRKTQEVSALRRLAKPMSDRVAGRTSQKSAMLDSGAEVSASTTSSEPESGARSVSSIVRQWNRKINNFLGDPSSSVNGARPTRKKFPKKGTSQTFSKAARLKWQSLERRIFDIVMQRMTIVNLEADMERLIKKREELALLQEALLGKRAKLQAESPKEQKGLQELNEEIEVLGANIDYINDSISDCQATIMQIEETKEELDSTDTSVVISSCSLAEARLLLDNFLKASIDKGLQVAQKEAQIRLLEGRLRQTDMTSSSQNHAILDALREKAELHPELQALIHNVQQENGYTSTDEEVSEFSLASDGSISQSFTMKGSASQDDFKFKGEPKLSGQMKAVSAECLGPTLDVSTKNITKSLASLMEIKEDGISFSIRDPYYKEKVSRTISLPTRGSTFPRQSRGSDTSPLTRRKSYDRGQPARPPDVGFTPPSSPPTRPRNDRNVFSRLTSNQSQGSALDKSDDSDSSVSEVLRGIINPVGGTKNARTAPLQCVSVAEGHTKPVLCLDATDELLFTGSKDRSCKMWNLVTGQEIASLKGHPNNVVSIKYCSHTGLVFTVSTSYIKVWDIRDSARCIRTLTSSGQVISGDACAGTTTRTVTSVQGEHQINQIALNPTGTMLYAATGNSVRIWELSRLQPIGKLSGHIGPVMCLTVNQTASNHDLVVTGSKDHYVKVFEIAEGTVGNIGPTHNFEPPHYDGIECLAIQGDILFSGSRDNGIKKWDLEQQELIQQIPNAHKDWVCALAFIPGRPMVLSACRGGMIKVWNVDTFTPVGEIKGHDSPINAICTNSKHIFTASSDLTVKLWSGRRLPAGSN; this comes from the exons GATCCGTCCCCAACTGTCCAAAGAGAAAATAGAGGGATGCCACATCTGCACCTCGGTGACGCCTGGCgagccccaggtgctgctggggaaggacaAGGCCTTCACCTATGACTTTGTCTTTGACCTGGACACATGGCAGGAGCAGATCTACACGACGTGTGTGGGCAAGCTCATTGAAGGCTGCTTCGAGGGCTACAATGCCACCGTGCTGGCGTACGGCCAG ACTGGCGCGGGGAAGACATACACCATGGGCACCGGCTTCGACATGAACATCTCCGAGGATGAACAGGGCATCATCCCACGGGCCATTGGCCACCTCTTTAGTGGCATCGAGGAGCGCAAGCGGGTGGCACAGAGTCAGGGCGTGGCAGCACCTGAGTTCAAAGTCAGTGCCCAGTTCCTGGAG CTCTACAACGAGGAGATCCTGGACCTGTTTGACAGTGCCCGCGACCCTGACGCACGCCACCGCAAATCCAACATCAAAATCCACGAGGATGCCAGTGGAGGCATCTACACCACGGGGGTCACGTCACGCCTCATCAACTCACAGGACGAG CTGATCCAGTGCCTAAAACAGGGGGCTCTTTCCCGCACCACTGCCAGCACTCAGATGAATGTGCAGAGCTCCCGGTCCCACGCCATCTTCACCATTCACCTGTGCCAGATGAGAGTGTGCACCCGTCCAGAGCTG GTAAACGGGGAGGTGACCAGCCTCCTGGATGGAGCCCAGCCCACTACTGAGTATGAGACCCTCACGGCCAAGTTTCACTTCGTAGACCTGGCTGGCTCGGAGAGGCTGAAGAGAACGGGTGCTACCGGCGAGAGAGCAAAGGAAGGCATCTCCATCAACTGTGGGCTG CTGGCCTTGGGGAACGTCATTAGTGCTCTTGGAGACCAGAGCAAGAAAGTTGTGCATGTGCCCTACCGTGACTCCAAGCTCACCCGCCTGCTGCAGGATTCACTTGGGGGCAACAG CCAAACCATCATGATTGCCTGCGTGAGCCCATCTGACCGGGACTTCATGGAGACCCTGAACACGCTCAAGTATGCCAACCGGGCTCGCAACATCAAGAACAAGGTGGTGGTGAACCAGGACAAGACAAGTCAGCAGATCAGTGCGCTGCGGGCTGAGATCGCCCGCCTGCAGATGGAGCTGATGGAGTACAAGGCG ggcaaGCGGGTCATTGGGGAGGATGGCACAGAGGGCTACAGCGACCTTTTTCGTGAGAACGCcatgctgcagaaggagaatagCGCTCTGCGCATGCGGGTGAAGGCCATGCAGGAGGCTATCGATGCTATCAACAGCAGGGTCACCCACCTCATGAGCCAGGAGGCCAATCTGATGCTGGCCAAGGCAG GTGATGGTAACGAAGCCATTGGTGCTCTCATCCAGAACTACATCCGGGAGATTGAAGAGCTGAG GACGAAGCTCCTGGAGAGTGAGTCCATGAACGAGTCTCTGCGCCGCAGCCTCTCGCGTGTCTCTGCCCGTCCCCCGTACTCCATGGGCTCATCCCCAGCATCTGGCTTGGCTGGCCTgtgcagccctgctgctccagTGGAGACGGAGGCCTCTGATGTCCTCCGACGGGCCAAGCAGGACCTGGAGCgcctgaaaaagaaagagaggaggcaACGGAGGAAAAG CCCGGAGAAGGAAGCATTTAAGAAGCGGCAGAAACTGCAGCAGGACAATGGGGAGGAGACAGATGAGAATGAGGTGGAAGAG gaggaggaggaacaggatGAGAGTGGctgtgaggaagaggatggacgtgaggatgaagatgaggacTCAGGCAGTGAAGAGAGCCTGGTGGACTCGGACTCGGATGCAGAGGAGAAGG CTGTGAATTTCCAGGCCGACCTGGCAGATCTGACTTGTGAGATAGAGATCAAGCAGAAGCTGATTGATGAGCTGGAGAACAGCCAGCGGCGCCTGCAGACCCTCAAGCACCAGTACGAGGAGAAGCTGATCCTGCTGCAGAACAAGATTCGGGACACACAGCTGGAGCGGGACCGGGTCCTGCAGAACCTCA GCACTATGGAGTGCTACACGGAGGAGAAAGCCAACAAGATCAAAGCAGACTACGAGAAGCGGCTGAAAGAGATGAACCGGGACCTGCAGAAGCTCCAGGCAGCCCAGAAGGAGCATGCTCGCCTGCTCAAGAACCAGTCCCGCTACGAGCGGGAGCTGAGGAAGCTGCAGGCGGAGGTGGCCGAGATGAAGAAGGCAAAG GTTGCGCTGATGAAGCAGATGCGGGAGGAGCAGCAGCGGAGGCGGCTGGCAGAGACAAAGAGGAATCGGGAGATTGCACAGCTCAAGAAGGAGCAGCGCCGGCAGGAG TTTCAGATCCGGGCTCTGGAGTCTCAGAAGCGGCAGCAGGAAATAGTGCTGAGGAGGAAAACCCAGGAG gtCTCAGCACTGCGCCGTCTCGCCAAGCCCATGTCAGACCGGGTTGCCGGCAGGACGAGCCAGAAGTCGGCCATGCTGGATTCAGGCGCAGAGGTCTCGGCCAGCACCACCTCCTCCGAGCCTGAGTCTGGTGCTCGGTCCGTCTCCAGCATCGTGCGCCAGTGGAACAGGAAAATCAACAACTTCCTGGGAGACCCCTCGTCCTCCGTGAATGGGGCTCGGCCCACCAG GAAGAAGTTCCCCAAGAAGGGGACAAGCCAGACCTTCAGCAAAGCCGCCCGCCTCAAGTGGCAGTCGCTGGAGCGGCGCATCTTTGACATTGTCATGCAGAGGATGACCATCGTCAACCTGGAGGCTGACATGGAGCGGCTCATCAAG AAACGCGAGGAGCTGGCGCTACTGCAGGAAGCATTGCTGGGCAAGAGGGCGAAACTGCAGGCAGAGAGCCCCAAGGagcagaaggggctgcaggagctgaaCGAAGAGATTGAGGTGCTGGGAGCCAACATTGACTATATCAACGACAGCATTTCTGACTGCCAGGCCACCATCATGCAGATCGAGGAGACCAAG GAGGAGCTGGACTCCACGGACACCTCAGTGGTGATCAGCTCCTGCTCCCTGGCTGAAGCCCGACTCCTGCTGGACAACTTCCTGAAGGCCTCCATTGACAAG gggctgcaggtggcacAGAAGGAGGCCCAGATCCGCCTGCTGGAGGGGCGCCTGAGGCAGACGGACATGACCAGCTCCTCGCAGAACCACGCTATTCTGGATGCCCTGCGGGAGAAGGCCGAGTTGCACCCTGAGCTGCAGGCCCTGATCCACAATGTCCAGCAAG AGAATGGCTACACGAGCACGGACGAGGAGGTCTCAGAGTTCAGCCTGGCTTCAGATGGGAG TATCTCCCAGTCTTTCACCATGAAGGGCTCAGCAAGCCAGGATGACTTTAAGTTCAAG GGAGAGCCCAAGCTCTCAGGGCAGATGAAGGCAGTGTCGGCTGAGTGTCTAGGACCCACACTGGACGTCTCCACCAAGAACATCACCAAGTCCTTGGCATCGCTCATGGAGATCAAAGAGGATGGGATCAGCTTCTCCATCCGAGATCCCTATTACAAGGAGAAGGTGTCACGCACCATCAGCCTGCCCACGCGAGGAAGTACCTT TCCCAGGCAATCTCGTGGCTCAGACACTTCGCCTCTGACAAGGAGGAAATCCTATGACCGTGGGCAACCTGCCAG GCCTCCAGATGTTGGCTTCACACCTCCCTCATCCCCCCCCACCCGTCCACGCAACGACCGCAATGTCTTCTCCCGTCTCACAAGCAACCAGAGCCAGGGGTCTGCCTTGGATAA GTCTGATGACAGCGATTCCTCTGTCTCGGAGGTGCTGAG GGGCATCATTAACCCGGTGGGTGGCACCAAGAATGCCCGGACAGCCCCGCTGCAGTGTGTCTCTGTGGCAGAAGGACACACCAAGCCTGTGCTCTGCCTGGATGCCACCGACGAGCTGCTTTTCACTGGGTCCAAAG ACCGGAGCTGCAAAATGTGGAACCTGGTGACGGGCCAAGAAATTGCTTCCCTCAAGGGTCACCCAAACAACGTGGTTTCCATCAAGTACTGCAGCCACACAGGGCTGGTGTTCACTGTGTCGACGTCATACATCAAAGTGTGGGACATCCGGGACTCAGCCCGGTGCATCCGCACCCTCAC ATCTTCTGGACAGGTGATCTCTGGGGATGCATGTGCCGGGACCACCACCCGCACTGTCACCAGTGTGCAGGGGGAACACCAGATCAACCAGATTGCTCTCAACCCCACTGGCACCATGCTCTACGCTGCCACTGGTAACTCTGTCCGCATCTGGGAGCTGAGCAG GTTGCAGCCCATCGGGAAGCTGAGTGGCCACATCGGACCTGTGATGTGTCTCACAGTAAACCAGACGGCGAGCAACCACGACCTGGTGGTCACAGGCTCCAAAGATCACTACGTCAAG GTGTTTGAGATTGCTGAGGGCACGGTGGGCAATATTGGCCCCACTCACAACTTTGAGCCCCCTCACTATGATGGCATCGAGTGCCTGGCCATCCAGGGAGACATCCTCTTCAGTGGCTCCAGGGACAACGGCATAAAGAAGTGGGATCTGGAGCAGCAGGAACTTATCCAG CAAATCCCCAATGCCCACAAAGACTGGGTCTGTGCCCTGGCTTTCATCCCCGGCCGCCCCATGGTGCTGAGTGCTTGCCGAGGAGGCATGATCAAAGTCTGGAACGTGGACACCTTCACCCCGGTTGGGGAGATCAAAGGGCATGACAGCCCCATCAACGCCATCTGCACCAACTCAAAGCACATCTTCACCGCCTCCAG CGACTTGACCGTGAAGCTCTGGAGCGGTAGGAGGCTACCCGCGGGGTCAAACTAG